The following are encoded together in the Terriglobia bacterium genome:
- a CDS encoding CDP-alcohol phosphatidyltransferase family protein codes for MTWTGAFGRACRVLLHAIVRGLALTKISPNVLTFLGLVINIIAATLFGYANAGNTPRMFLYAGLVIIGAGIFDMVDGRVARATGQVTTFGAFFDSVIDRYSDVALFFGLLVYYARAGRFFYLLLVAFVMVSSVMVSYTRARAESLIGFCKVGFMERPERVVLVIIGALFARWHAMAPVLWVLAVVSTITIIHRITYTYQQTRILDAKAAAEAAAAAQQQVTEPAVTGQKPAKNPQQVPSF; via the coding sequence ATGACCTGGACCGGGGCCTTTGGACGAGCGTGCCGTGTGCTGTTGCACGCGATTGTGCGCGGCCTGGCTCTGACCAAGATTTCGCCCAACGTGCTGACCTTCCTCGGGCTGGTGATCAACATCATCGCGGCAACTTTGTTCGGCTACGCCAATGCCGGCAACACTCCGCGGATGTTTCTCTACGCCGGGCTGGTGATCATCGGCGCCGGCATCTTTGACATGGTGGATGGACGCGTGGCCCGGGCCACAGGGCAAGTTACTACCTTCGGCGCGTTTTTTGATTCGGTGATTGACCGCTACAGCGACGTGGCCCTGTTCTTCGGCCTCCTGGTGTATTACGCGCGCGCCGGCCGCTTCTTCTACCTGCTGCTGGTGGCCTTTGTCATGGTCAGCTCGGTGATGGTGAGCTATACGCGGGCGCGGGCCGAGTCGCTGATTGGCTTCTGCAAGGTCGGATTCATGGAGCGCCCGGAGCGCGTGGTGCTGGTCATTATCGGCGCGCTGTTTGCCCGTTGGCATGCCATGGCCCCGGTGCTGTGGGTGCTGGCCGTGGTTTCCACCATCACCATCATCCACCGGATCACATACACCTACCAGCAGACGCGCATTCTGGATGCCAAGGCCGCTGCTGAAGCCGCCGCCGCAGCGCAACAGCAGGTCACCGAGCCCGCCGTGACCGGCCAGAAACCTGCCAAGAACCCGCAGCAAGTTCCCTCGTTCTGA